One segment of Panthera leo isolate Ple1 chromosome A3, P.leo_Ple1_pat1.1, whole genome shotgun sequence DNA contains the following:
- the CD93 gene encoding complement component C1q receptor isoform X2, protein MATSAGLLLPLLLLGQPWAGAGAPGEAVVCAGNACYTAHWGKLSAAEAQSHCSKNGGNLATVKSEEEAWNIQRALAQLLELEEALEARMGKFWIGLQREKAKCLDSSLPLKGFSWVGGGEDTLYTNWNREVRSSCVSRRCVSLLLYLSLPSHASHLSKWSEGPCGTPNSPGSNIEGFVCKFSFKGMCQPLALGGPGRVEYRTPFQATSSSLDTVPFASVANVACGDGDEGREHYFLCKEKASDVFDWGSSGPLCVSPKYGCSFNNGGCQQDCFEGGDGSFRCGCRPGFRLLDDLVTCASRNPCSSSPCKGAATCVLGPHRKNYTCLCPQGYQLDSSQQDCVDVDECQDSPCPQECVNTPGGFHCECWVGYEPRGPGEEACQDVDECASGHSPCSQDCTNTDGSFHCFCKEGYVLAGEDGTQCLDVDECEGPEHGLCEGLCLNTQGSFRCSCLPGWELGPDGVSCTAGSTSLAPQTGPPQGEDMGDREGNLVYSSTISRPTGDSEGTSKEPPTMKRPSLPSEAPTTLTAPDMLAPSGPPGEWMESITHHPKATTDRGENMDEAKQSDNGTDGQKLLLFYILGTVVAILLLLALALGLLVYRKRKAKREEEKEKKPQNAADSYSWAPERAENRALENQYRLVSIQHPALIPTSALLSAHNRLSSTRRTQVTCRLVAVTMQNRLRMCFLPGIPKSASQNQGALLFLALP, encoded by the exons ATGGCCACCTCTGCCGgcctgctgctgccgctgctgctccTGGGCCAGCCCTGGGCGGGGGCTGGAGCTCCCGGGGAAGCTGTGGTGTGCGCGGGGAATGCCTGCTACACAGCCCACTGGGGCAAGCTGAGTGCCGCCGAGGCCCAGAGTCACTGCAGCAAGAATGGGGGAAACCTGGCCACCGTGAAGAGTGAAGAGGAGGCTTGGAACATCCAGCGAGCCCTGGCCCAGCTCTTGGAGTTGGAGGAGGCCCTAGAAGCTCGGATGGGCAAGTTCTGGATCGGGCTCCAGCGCGAAAAGGCAAAGTGCTTAGACTCCAGCTTGCCGCTGAAAGGCTTCAGCTGGGTGGGCGGCGGGGAAGACACACTTTACACCAACTGGAACAGGGAGGTCAGGAGCTCCTGCGTCTCTAGGCGCTGTGTATCCCTGCtgctctatctgtctctgccGTCTCATGCCAGCCACCTCTCCAAATGGTCTGAGGGCCCCTGTGGGACCCCAAACTCTCCTGGAAGCAACATCGAGGGCTTTGTGTGCAAGTTCAGTTTCAAAGGCATGTGCCAGCCTCTGGCTCTGGGGGGCCCAGGCCGGGTGGAATACAGGACCCCGTTCCAGGCCACCAGCTCCTCCCTGGACACTGTGCCTTTTGCCTCTGTGGCTAACGTGGCCTGTGGGGATGGGGACGAGGGTCGGGAGCATTACTTCCTGTGTAAGGAGAAGGCCTCAGATGTGTTCGACTGGGGCAGCTCAGGCCCCCTCTGTGTTAGCCCCAAGTACGGCTGCAGCTTCAACAACGGGGGCTGCCAGCAAGACTGTTTCGAGGGTGGTGATGGCTCCTTCCGCTGTGGCTGTCGGCCGGGATTCAGGCTGCTGGATGACCTAGTGACCTGTGCCTCCCGGAACCCTTGCAGCTCCAGTCCCTGCAAAGGGGCAGCCACCTGTGTCCTGGGACCCCACAGGAAGAACTACACGTGTCTCTGCCCCCAAGGCTACCAGCTGGACTCAAGTCAGCAGGACTGTGTGGATGTGGACGAGTGCCAGGACTCCCCCTGCCCACAAGAGTGTGTCAACACCCCTGGGGGCTTCCACTGTGAGTGCTGGGTGGGCTATGAGCCCCGTGGCCCTGGGGAGGAGGCCTGTCAGGATGTGGACGAGTGTGCCTCTGGTCACTCGCCCTGCTCCCAGGACTGCACTAACACGGATGGCTCGTTCCACTGCTTCTGCAAGGAGGGCTATGTCCTGGCTGGGGAGGATGGCACACAGTGCCTGGATGTGGACGAGTGTGAGGGCCCGGAGCATGGCCTTTGTGAGGGCTTGTGCCTCAATACGCAGGGGTCCTTCCGCTGCAGCTGCCTGCCGGGCTGGGAGCTGGGCCCAGATGGGGTCTCATGTACCGCAGGGTCCACGTCTCTGGCACCACAGACTGGGCCTCCCCAGGGAGAGGATATGGGAGATAGAGAGGGGAATCTTGTGTATTCTTCCACAATATCCAGGCCCACCGGGGACTCCGAGGGCACCTCCAAGGAGCCACCCACCATGAAGAGACCCTCCCTCCCATCTGAGGCTCCCACCACCCTGACTGCGCCTGACATGCTGGCTCCCAGTGGGCCCCCTGGTGAATGGATGGAGTCCATCACCCATCACCCCAAGGCTACCACAGATCGTGGGGAGAATATGGATGAGGCCAAACAAAGTGACAACGGCACCGATGGGCAAAAGCTGCTTTTGTTCTATATCCTGGGCACAGTGGTAGCCATCTTACTCTTACTAGCTCTGGCTCTTGGACTTCTGGTCTATCGCAAGCGGAAagcaaagagggaggaggagaaggagaaaaagcccCAGAACGCTGCTGACAGCTACTCCTGGGCTCCAGAGCGGGCTGAGAACAGGGCCTTGGAGAATCAGTACAG attggtttccatacaacacccagcgctcatcccaacaagcgccctcctctctgcccacaACCGCTTGAGTAGCACCAGGAGGACTCAGGTCACCTGCAGGCTTGTTGCTGTCACCATGCAGAACAGATTAAGAATGTGTTTCCTTCCGGGGATTCCCAAGTCTGCCTCTCAAAACCAGGGTGCCCTATTGTTTCTGGCTTTGCCTTAG
- the CD93 gene encoding complement component C1q receptor isoform X7, with protein MATSAGLLLPLLLLGQPWAGAGAPGEAVVCAGNACYTAHWGKLSAAEAQSHCSKNGGNLATVKSEEEAWNIQRALAQLLELEEALEARMGKFWIGLQREKAKCLDSSLPLKGFSWVGGGEDTLYTNWNREVRSSCVSRRCVSLLLYLSLPSHASHLSKWSEGPCGTPNSPGSNIEGFVCKFSFKGMCQPLALGGPGRVEYRTPFQATSSSLDTVPFASVANVACGDGDEGREHYFLCKEKASDVFDWGSSGPLCVSPKYGCSFNNGGCQQDCFEGGDGSFRCGCRPGFRLLDDLVTCASRNPCSSSPCKGAATCVLGPHRKNYTCLCPQGYQLDSSQQDCVDVDECQDSPCPQECVNTPGGFHCECWVGYEPRGPGEEACQDVDECASGHSPCSQDCTNTDGSFHCFCKEGYVLAGEDGTQCLDVDECEGPEHGLCEGLCLNTQGSFRCSCLPGWELGPDGVSCTAGSTSLAPQTGPPQGEDMGDREGNLVYSSTISRPTGDSEGTSKEPPTMKRPSLPSEAPTTLTAPDMLAPSGPPGEWMESITHHPKATTDRGENMDEAKQSDNGTDGQKLLLFYILGTVVAILLLLALALGLLVYRKRKAKREEEKEKKPQNAADSYSWAPERAENRALENQYSPTPGTDC; from the exons ATGGCCACCTCTGCCGgcctgctgctgccgctgctgctccTGGGCCAGCCCTGGGCGGGGGCTGGAGCTCCCGGGGAAGCTGTGGTGTGCGCGGGGAATGCCTGCTACACAGCCCACTGGGGCAAGCTGAGTGCCGCCGAGGCCCAGAGTCACTGCAGCAAGAATGGGGGAAACCTGGCCACCGTGAAGAGTGAAGAGGAGGCTTGGAACATCCAGCGAGCCCTGGCCCAGCTCTTGGAGTTGGAGGAGGCCCTAGAAGCTCGGATGGGCAAGTTCTGGATCGGGCTCCAGCGCGAAAAGGCAAAGTGCTTAGACTCCAGCTTGCCGCTGAAAGGCTTCAGCTGGGTGGGCGGCGGGGAAGACACACTTTACACCAACTGGAACAGGGAGGTCAGGAGCTCCTGCGTCTCTAGGCGCTGTGTATCCCTGCtgctctatctgtctctgccGTCTCATGCCAGCCACCTCTCCAAATGGTCTGAGGGCCCCTGTGGGACCCCAAACTCTCCTGGAAGCAACATCGAGGGCTTTGTGTGCAAGTTCAGTTTCAAAGGCATGTGCCAGCCTCTGGCTCTGGGGGGCCCAGGCCGGGTGGAATACAGGACCCCGTTCCAGGCCACCAGCTCCTCCCTGGACACTGTGCCTTTTGCCTCTGTGGCTAACGTGGCCTGTGGGGATGGGGACGAGGGTCGGGAGCATTACTTCCTGTGTAAGGAGAAGGCCTCAGATGTGTTCGACTGGGGCAGCTCAGGCCCCCTCTGTGTTAGCCCCAAGTACGGCTGCAGCTTCAACAACGGGGGCTGCCAGCAAGACTGTTTCGAGGGTGGTGATGGCTCCTTCCGCTGTGGCTGTCGGCCGGGATTCAGGCTGCTGGATGACCTAGTGACCTGTGCCTCCCGGAACCCTTGCAGCTCCAGTCCCTGCAAAGGGGCAGCCACCTGTGTCCTGGGACCCCACAGGAAGAACTACACGTGTCTCTGCCCCCAAGGCTACCAGCTGGACTCAAGTCAGCAGGACTGTGTGGATGTGGACGAGTGCCAGGACTCCCCCTGCCCACAAGAGTGTGTCAACACCCCTGGGGGCTTCCACTGTGAGTGCTGGGTGGGCTATGAGCCCCGTGGCCCTGGGGAGGAGGCCTGTCAGGATGTGGACGAGTGTGCCTCTGGTCACTCGCCCTGCTCCCAGGACTGCACTAACACGGATGGCTCGTTCCACTGCTTCTGCAAGGAGGGCTATGTCCTGGCTGGGGAGGATGGCACACAGTGCCTGGATGTGGACGAGTGTGAGGGCCCGGAGCATGGCCTTTGTGAGGGCTTGTGCCTCAATACGCAGGGGTCCTTCCGCTGCAGCTGCCTGCCGGGCTGGGAGCTGGGCCCAGATGGGGTCTCATGTACCGCAGGGTCCACGTCTCTGGCACCACAGACTGGGCCTCCCCAGGGAGAGGATATGGGAGATAGAGAGGGGAATCTTGTGTATTCTTCCACAATATCCAGGCCCACCGGGGACTCCGAGGGCACCTCCAAGGAGCCACCCACCATGAAGAGACCCTCCCTCCCATCTGAGGCTCCCACCACCCTGACTGCGCCTGACATGCTGGCTCCCAGTGGGCCCCCTGGTGAATGGATGGAGTCCATCACCCATCACCCCAAGGCTACCACAGATCGTGGGGAGAATATGGATGAGGCCAAACAAAGTGACAACGGCACCGATGGGCAAAAGCTGCTTTTGTTCTATATCCTGGGCACAGTGGTAGCCATCTTACTCTTACTAGCTCTGGCTCTTGGACTTCTGGTCTATCGCAAGCGGAAagcaaagagggaggaggagaaggagaaaaagcccCAGAACGCTGCTGACAGCTACTCCTGGGCTCCAGAGCGGGCTGAGAACAGGGCCTTGGAGAATCAGTACAG TCCAACGCCAGGGACGGACTGCTGA
- the CD93 gene encoding complement component C1q receptor isoform X8: protein MATSAGLLLPLLLLGQPWAGAGAPGEAVVCAGNACYTAHWGKLSAAEAQSHCSKNGGNLATVKSEEEAWNIQRALAQLLELEEALEARMGKFWIGLQREKAKCLDSSLPLKGFSWVGGGEDTLYTNWNREVRSSCVSRRCVSLLLYLSLPSHASHLSKWSEGPCGTPNSPGSNIEGFVCKFSFKGMCQPLALGGPGRVEYRTPFQATSSSLDTVPFASVANVACGDGDEGREHYFLCKEKASDVFDWGSSGPLCVSPKYGCSFNNGGCQQDCFEGGDGSFRCGCRPGFRLLDDLVTCASRNPCSSSPCKGAATCVLGPHRKNYTCLCPQGYQLDSSQQDCVDVDECQDSPCPQECVNTPGGFHCECWVGYEPRGPGEEACQDVDECASGHSPCSQDCTNTDGSFHCFCKEGYVLAGEDGTQCLDVDECEGPEHGLCEGLCLNTQGSFRCSCLPGWELGPDGVSCTAGSTSLAPQTGPPQGEDMGDREGNLVYSSTISRPTGDSEGTSKEPPTMKRPSLPSEAPTTLTAPDMLAPSGPPGEWMESITHHPKATTDRGENMDEAKQSDNGTDGQKLLLFYILGTVVAILLLLALALGLLVYRKRKAKREEEKEKKPQNAADSYSWAPERAENRALENQYRV from the exons ATGGCCACCTCTGCCGgcctgctgctgccgctgctgctccTGGGCCAGCCCTGGGCGGGGGCTGGAGCTCCCGGGGAAGCTGTGGTGTGCGCGGGGAATGCCTGCTACACAGCCCACTGGGGCAAGCTGAGTGCCGCCGAGGCCCAGAGTCACTGCAGCAAGAATGGGGGAAACCTGGCCACCGTGAAGAGTGAAGAGGAGGCTTGGAACATCCAGCGAGCCCTGGCCCAGCTCTTGGAGTTGGAGGAGGCCCTAGAAGCTCGGATGGGCAAGTTCTGGATCGGGCTCCAGCGCGAAAAGGCAAAGTGCTTAGACTCCAGCTTGCCGCTGAAAGGCTTCAGCTGGGTGGGCGGCGGGGAAGACACACTTTACACCAACTGGAACAGGGAGGTCAGGAGCTCCTGCGTCTCTAGGCGCTGTGTATCCCTGCtgctctatctgtctctgccGTCTCATGCCAGCCACCTCTCCAAATGGTCTGAGGGCCCCTGTGGGACCCCAAACTCTCCTGGAAGCAACATCGAGGGCTTTGTGTGCAAGTTCAGTTTCAAAGGCATGTGCCAGCCTCTGGCTCTGGGGGGCCCAGGCCGGGTGGAATACAGGACCCCGTTCCAGGCCACCAGCTCCTCCCTGGACACTGTGCCTTTTGCCTCTGTGGCTAACGTGGCCTGTGGGGATGGGGACGAGGGTCGGGAGCATTACTTCCTGTGTAAGGAGAAGGCCTCAGATGTGTTCGACTGGGGCAGCTCAGGCCCCCTCTGTGTTAGCCCCAAGTACGGCTGCAGCTTCAACAACGGGGGCTGCCAGCAAGACTGTTTCGAGGGTGGTGATGGCTCCTTCCGCTGTGGCTGTCGGCCGGGATTCAGGCTGCTGGATGACCTAGTGACCTGTGCCTCCCGGAACCCTTGCAGCTCCAGTCCCTGCAAAGGGGCAGCCACCTGTGTCCTGGGACCCCACAGGAAGAACTACACGTGTCTCTGCCCCCAAGGCTACCAGCTGGACTCAAGTCAGCAGGACTGTGTGGATGTGGACGAGTGCCAGGACTCCCCCTGCCCACAAGAGTGTGTCAACACCCCTGGGGGCTTCCACTGTGAGTGCTGGGTGGGCTATGAGCCCCGTGGCCCTGGGGAGGAGGCCTGTCAGGATGTGGACGAGTGTGCCTCTGGTCACTCGCCCTGCTCCCAGGACTGCACTAACACGGATGGCTCGTTCCACTGCTTCTGCAAGGAGGGCTATGTCCTGGCTGGGGAGGATGGCACACAGTGCCTGGATGTGGACGAGTGTGAGGGCCCGGAGCATGGCCTTTGTGAGGGCTTGTGCCTCAATACGCAGGGGTCCTTCCGCTGCAGCTGCCTGCCGGGCTGGGAGCTGGGCCCAGATGGGGTCTCATGTACCGCAGGGTCCACGTCTCTGGCACCACAGACTGGGCCTCCCCAGGGAGAGGATATGGGAGATAGAGAGGGGAATCTTGTGTATTCTTCCACAATATCCAGGCCCACCGGGGACTCCGAGGGCACCTCCAAGGAGCCACCCACCATGAAGAGACCCTCCCTCCCATCTGAGGCTCCCACCACCCTGACTGCGCCTGACATGCTGGCTCCCAGTGGGCCCCCTGGTGAATGGATGGAGTCCATCACCCATCACCCCAAGGCTACCACAGATCGTGGGGAGAATATGGATGAGGCCAAACAAAGTGACAACGGCACCGATGGGCAAAAGCTGCTTTTGTTCTATATCCTGGGCACAGTGGTAGCCATCTTACTCTTACTAGCTCTGGCTCTTGGACTTCTGGTCTATCGCAAGCGGAAagcaaagagggaggaggagaaggagaaaaagcccCAGAACGCTGCTGACAGCTACTCCTGGGCTCCAGAGCGGGCTGAGAACAGGGCCTTGGAGAATCAGTACAG GGTCTAG
- the CD93 gene encoding complement component C1q receptor isoform X6 gives MATSAGLLLPLLLLGQPWAGAGAPGEAVVCAGNACYTAHWGKLSAAEAQSHCSKNGGNLATVKSEEEAWNIQRALAQLLELEEALEARMGKFWIGLQREKAKCLDSSLPLKGFSWVGGGEDTLYTNWNREVRSSCVSRRCVSLLLYLSLPSHASHLSKWSEGPCGTPNSPGSNIEGFVCKFSFKGMCQPLALGGPGRVEYRTPFQATSSSLDTVPFASVANVACGDGDEGREHYFLCKEKASDVFDWGSSGPLCVSPKYGCSFNNGGCQQDCFEGGDGSFRCGCRPGFRLLDDLVTCASRNPCSSSPCKGAATCVLGPHRKNYTCLCPQGYQLDSSQQDCVDVDECQDSPCPQECVNTPGGFHCECWVGYEPRGPGEEACQDVDECASGHSPCSQDCTNTDGSFHCFCKEGYVLAGEDGTQCLDVDECEGPEHGLCEGLCLNTQGSFRCSCLPGWELGPDGVSCTAGSTSLAPQTGPPQGEDMGDREGNLVYSSTISRPTGDSEGTSKEPPTMKRPSLPSEAPTTLTAPDMLAPSGPPGEWMESITHHPKATTDRGENMDEAKQSDNGTDGQKLLLFYILGTVVAILLLLALALGLLVYRKRKAKREEEKEKKPQNAADSYSWAPERAENRALENQYSFGLASTISFCHLDPCESLPVTIGIQDLSSPSHLQKRPRTWTIALTALVRICRTLDSSGKS, from the coding sequence ATGGCCACCTCTGCCGgcctgctgctgccgctgctgctccTGGGCCAGCCCTGGGCGGGGGCTGGAGCTCCCGGGGAAGCTGTGGTGTGCGCGGGGAATGCCTGCTACACAGCCCACTGGGGCAAGCTGAGTGCCGCCGAGGCCCAGAGTCACTGCAGCAAGAATGGGGGAAACCTGGCCACCGTGAAGAGTGAAGAGGAGGCTTGGAACATCCAGCGAGCCCTGGCCCAGCTCTTGGAGTTGGAGGAGGCCCTAGAAGCTCGGATGGGCAAGTTCTGGATCGGGCTCCAGCGCGAAAAGGCAAAGTGCTTAGACTCCAGCTTGCCGCTGAAAGGCTTCAGCTGGGTGGGCGGCGGGGAAGACACACTTTACACCAACTGGAACAGGGAGGTCAGGAGCTCCTGCGTCTCTAGGCGCTGTGTATCCCTGCtgctctatctgtctctgccGTCTCATGCCAGCCACCTCTCCAAATGGTCTGAGGGCCCCTGTGGGACCCCAAACTCTCCTGGAAGCAACATCGAGGGCTTTGTGTGCAAGTTCAGTTTCAAAGGCATGTGCCAGCCTCTGGCTCTGGGGGGCCCAGGCCGGGTGGAATACAGGACCCCGTTCCAGGCCACCAGCTCCTCCCTGGACACTGTGCCTTTTGCCTCTGTGGCTAACGTGGCCTGTGGGGATGGGGACGAGGGTCGGGAGCATTACTTCCTGTGTAAGGAGAAGGCCTCAGATGTGTTCGACTGGGGCAGCTCAGGCCCCCTCTGTGTTAGCCCCAAGTACGGCTGCAGCTTCAACAACGGGGGCTGCCAGCAAGACTGTTTCGAGGGTGGTGATGGCTCCTTCCGCTGTGGCTGTCGGCCGGGATTCAGGCTGCTGGATGACCTAGTGACCTGTGCCTCCCGGAACCCTTGCAGCTCCAGTCCCTGCAAAGGGGCAGCCACCTGTGTCCTGGGACCCCACAGGAAGAACTACACGTGTCTCTGCCCCCAAGGCTACCAGCTGGACTCAAGTCAGCAGGACTGTGTGGATGTGGACGAGTGCCAGGACTCCCCCTGCCCACAAGAGTGTGTCAACACCCCTGGGGGCTTCCACTGTGAGTGCTGGGTGGGCTATGAGCCCCGTGGCCCTGGGGAGGAGGCCTGTCAGGATGTGGACGAGTGTGCCTCTGGTCACTCGCCCTGCTCCCAGGACTGCACTAACACGGATGGCTCGTTCCACTGCTTCTGCAAGGAGGGCTATGTCCTGGCTGGGGAGGATGGCACACAGTGCCTGGATGTGGACGAGTGTGAGGGCCCGGAGCATGGCCTTTGTGAGGGCTTGTGCCTCAATACGCAGGGGTCCTTCCGCTGCAGCTGCCTGCCGGGCTGGGAGCTGGGCCCAGATGGGGTCTCATGTACCGCAGGGTCCACGTCTCTGGCACCACAGACTGGGCCTCCCCAGGGAGAGGATATGGGAGATAGAGAGGGGAATCTTGTGTATTCTTCCACAATATCCAGGCCCACCGGGGACTCCGAGGGCACCTCCAAGGAGCCACCCACCATGAAGAGACCCTCCCTCCCATCTGAGGCTCCCACCACCCTGACTGCGCCTGACATGCTGGCTCCCAGTGGGCCCCCTGGTGAATGGATGGAGTCCATCACCCATCACCCCAAGGCTACCACAGATCGTGGGGAGAATATGGATGAGGCCAAACAAAGTGACAACGGCACCGATGGGCAAAAGCTGCTTTTGTTCTATATCCTGGGCACAGTGGTAGCCATCTTACTCTTACTAGCTCTGGCTCTTGGACTTCTGGTCTATCGCAAGCGGAAagcaaagagggaggaggagaaggagaaaaagcccCAGAACGCTGCTGACAGCTACTCCTGGGCTCCAGAGCGGGCTGAGAACAGGGCCTTGGAGAATCAGTACAG
- the CD93 gene encoding complement component C1q receptor isoform X5, giving the protein MATSAGLLLPLLLLGQPWAGAGAPGEAVVCAGNACYTAHWGKLSAAEAQSHCSKNGGNLATVKSEEEAWNIQRALAQLLELEEALEARMGKFWIGLQREKAKCLDSSLPLKGFSWVGGGEDTLYTNWNREVRSSCVSRRCVSLLLYLSLPSHASHLSKWSEGPCGTPNSPGSNIEGFVCKFSFKGMCQPLALGGPGRVEYRTPFQATSSSLDTVPFASVANVACGDGDEGREHYFLCKEKASDVFDWGSSGPLCVSPKYGCSFNNGGCQQDCFEGGDGSFRCGCRPGFRLLDDLVTCASRNPCSSSPCKGAATCVLGPHRKNYTCLCPQGYQLDSSQQDCVDVDECQDSPCPQECVNTPGGFHCECWVGYEPRGPGEEACQDVDECASGHSPCSQDCTNTDGSFHCFCKEGYVLAGEDGTQCLDVDECEGPEHGLCEGLCLNTQGSFRCSCLPGWELGPDGVSCTAGSTSLAPQTGPPQGEDMGDREGNLVYSSTISRPTGDSEGTSKEPPTMKRPSLPSEAPTTLTAPDMLAPSGPPGEWMESITHHPKATTDRGENMDEAKQSDNGTDGQKLLLFYILGTVVAILLLLALALGLLVYRKRKAKREEEKEKKPQNAADSYSWAPERAENRALENQYSFGLASTISFCHLDPCESLPVTIGIQDLSSPSHLQKRPRTWTIAVCIYLLAVEPVGVFNLHHE; this is encoded by the coding sequence ATGGCCACCTCTGCCGgcctgctgctgccgctgctgctccTGGGCCAGCCCTGGGCGGGGGCTGGAGCTCCCGGGGAAGCTGTGGTGTGCGCGGGGAATGCCTGCTACACAGCCCACTGGGGCAAGCTGAGTGCCGCCGAGGCCCAGAGTCACTGCAGCAAGAATGGGGGAAACCTGGCCACCGTGAAGAGTGAAGAGGAGGCTTGGAACATCCAGCGAGCCCTGGCCCAGCTCTTGGAGTTGGAGGAGGCCCTAGAAGCTCGGATGGGCAAGTTCTGGATCGGGCTCCAGCGCGAAAAGGCAAAGTGCTTAGACTCCAGCTTGCCGCTGAAAGGCTTCAGCTGGGTGGGCGGCGGGGAAGACACACTTTACACCAACTGGAACAGGGAGGTCAGGAGCTCCTGCGTCTCTAGGCGCTGTGTATCCCTGCtgctctatctgtctctgccGTCTCATGCCAGCCACCTCTCCAAATGGTCTGAGGGCCCCTGTGGGACCCCAAACTCTCCTGGAAGCAACATCGAGGGCTTTGTGTGCAAGTTCAGTTTCAAAGGCATGTGCCAGCCTCTGGCTCTGGGGGGCCCAGGCCGGGTGGAATACAGGACCCCGTTCCAGGCCACCAGCTCCTCCCTGGACACTGTGCCTTTTGCCTCTGTGGCTAACGTGGCCTGTGGGGATGGGGACGAGGGTCGGGAGCATTACTTCCTGTGTAAGGAGAAGGCCTCAGATGTGTTCGACTGGGGCAGCTCAGGCCCCCTCTGTGTTAGCCCCAAGTACGGCTGCAGCTTCAACAACGGGGGCTGCCAGCAAGACTGTTTCGAGGGTGGTGATGGCTCCTTCCGCTGTGGCTGTCGGCCGGGATTCAGGCTGCTGGATGACCTAGTGACCTGTGCCTCCCGGAACCCTTGCAGCTCCAGTCCCTGCAAAGGGGCAGCCACCTGTGTCCTGGGACCCCACAGGAAGAACTACACGTGTCTCTGCCCCCAAGGCTACCAGCTGGACTCAAGTCAGCAGGACTGTGTGGATGTGGACGAGTGCCAGGACTCCCCCTGCCCACAAGAGTGTGTCAACACCCCTGGGGGCTTCCACTGTGAGTGCTGGGTGGGCTATGAGCCCCGTGGCCCTGGGGAGGAGGCCTGTCAGGATGTGGACGAGTGTGCCTCTGGTCACTCGCCCTGCTCCCAGGACTGCACTAACACGGATGGCTCGTTCCACTGCTTCTGCAAGGAGGGCTATGTCCTGGCTGGGGAGGATGGCACACAGTGCCTGGATGTGGACGAGTGTGAGGGCCCGGAGCATGGCCTTTGTGAGGGCTTGTGCCTCAATACGCAGGGGTCCTTCCGCTGCAGCTGCCTGCCGGGCTGGGAGCTGGGCCCAGATGGGGTCTCATGTACCGCAGGGTCCACGTCTCTGGCACCACAGACTGGGCCTCCCCAGGGAGAGGATATGGGAGATAGAGAGGGGAATCTTGTGTATTCTTCCACAATATCCAGGCCCACCGGGGACTCCGAGGGCACCTCCAAGGAGCCACCCACCATGAAGAGACCCTCCCTCCCATCTGAGGCTCCCACCACCCTGACTGCGCCTGACATGCTGGCTCCCAGTGGGCCCCCTGGTGAATGGATGGAGTCCATCACCCATCACCCCAAGGCTACCACAGATCGTGGGGAGAATATGGATGAGGCCAAACAAAGTGACAACGGCACCGATGGGCAAAAGCTGCTTTTGTTCTATATCCTGGGCACAGTGGTAGCCATCTTACTCTTACTAGCTCTGGCTCTTGGACTTCTGGTCTATCGCAAGCGGAAagcaaagagggaggaggagaaggagaaaaagcccCAGAACGCTGCTGACAGCTACTCCTGGGCTCCAGAGCGGGCTGAGAACAGGGCCTTGGAGAATCAGTACAG